The genomic DNA CAAGGTCATAAGACCAGATGGTGGcagtatgtttattgcggcactattcacaatagcaaagagttggaaccaacccaaatgtccaacaacgatagactggattaagaaaatgtggcacatatacaccatggaatactatgcagccataaaaaatgatgagttcgtgtcctttgtagggacatggatgaaactggaaaacatcattctcagtaaactatcacaaggacaaaaaaccaaacaccgcatgttctctctcataggtgggaattgaacaatgagaactcatggacacaggaaggggaacatcacactccggggactgttgtggggtggggggaggggggagggacagcattaggagatacacctaatgctaaatgacgagttaatgggtgcaggaaatcaacatggcacatggatacatatgtaacaaacctgcacattgtgcacatgtaccctaaaaccctaaagtataataaaaaaaaaaaaaaaaaaaaaaaaaagatttgactcCTATTTGTGACTCAGAGCTCAAGATTTTTTAACAACCTTGATACTCTGTTTCTCACTCAGCAGCACAAGGGCAAATACGTTCCTACTCCCGCAGAGACTAGTGTCCCATAGATACagggaataaatattttattcagtggACACTAGTTGGGAATTGTTTCCTACAAAGACATGAAAACAATCTTCAAATACTTGAAGTACTGTGTTTGGGGAGGCAAAATGATCAAAGGTGTATATTACAGGGAGGCAGTTCTGGATATAATTTAAAGAAGGAGGGCTTTCAACATTTAGAAGCTGTTGGAATTCAATGACCTGTCTTGGGTGGTAGTGAGTTTTCCTTCACTGGAGTTGTGTGGACCGACTGGCTGCTGTCTGGTGACAAATATAGAGGGAATTCATACATTGGATAGGGGTTAGGTACTGGAATTACTTGAGACCTTTGTATACCTTATGATTTTAAGGTGGCAGACATGGGTCATTGTCTTAATCAGTTTGGGCTACTATAAGAAATATATtgtagactgagtggcttaaacaacaaacatttagtttccacagttctgaagactgagaagtccaaaattGTGGTGCGGtcagatctggtgtctggtgagagccggCTTCCTGGTTTGCAGGCCTGCTTTCTGCTCTCACAttggagaacagagagagagaaagacagagagagcatgtgctctactttctcttttcttataagggcactcatCCCATCGTGAagaccccaccctcatgacctcatctgaacctaattatctcccaaaggcccaccTCCTAATAGCATCTTATGGTGAGAGGGATGGAGCCGGGAaggtttcaacatacgaatttgaaAGGGACACACATAATGCAGTCTGTAACAGGGGTCAAATGTAACCTCAATAAAATGAGTAAATTGCTACATTTGCTTGCATTTgggacctttttttctttcttttttattttagtaaatggTTTTATTGATAAatgattcacataccataaaattaacatttttaaagtgtaagatttcatggtttttagtatattcagaagGTTATGCAGCCATCactactatctaattccagaaaaTTTAATCATCCCCCCAAAGAAACTCTGGACCTATTAGAAGTCACTCCCCGTTTCCCCAAACCCTCTAGTGCCTGACAACCTCTACTGTGGGAACTTTAACTCTCGGCTTTATTTTTCACAGCTCTTGTGGCATTATCCTTCAGTGGGGCTATTGGGCTGACTTTTCTTATGCTGGGATGTGCCTTAGAGGATTATGGGTAAGTTATCATTTCAAAAAGAACTATTCCTCTTTCTGTGTCTTTGTCACTGTTAGTATGGGTGTTAGAGAGTTTGGTCCATTTAGCACGAAGTTCTAACCAGTGAGTTAGTGGAGCCCGGATTATGAACACAGTCCCTTTGTGGGTCAGGTATACTTTTGCAGAGGGCTCTGTTAAAAATTGATGTATTCATTCcataagcatttgtttaacaCCTACTCTGGACTAGCTGGGGACACACAAATGAAGAGACACAGTCCTGTCCTCAAAGAGGTAAAGTTCTAGTTGTGAGTGAGAGACAAACAGTCTAGTCAGTAGGATGGCAGCTGCAGTGGAGATGCCAGCCAAGTATGCTGGAGCTCAGATAAAGTGCACCTGAGTTTCAGTGGGACAGTCAGGGAAGGCTGCATGGCAGAGGTTGTATCTAAGCCAAGACTTGGTAGATAAATAAGAGTTTCTCAGGGTGATGAGTCAGGggaggacattccaggcagagggaacattCTACACATTTTTTTATTCAACCATTGTTGGTTGAATGCTTCCCATG from Nomascus leucogenys isolate Asia chromosome 5, Asia_NLE_v1, whole genome shotgun sequence includes the following:
- the LEPROT gene encoding leptin receptor gene-related protein isoform X2; its protein translation is MAGVKALVALSFSGAIGLTFLMLGCALEDYGDATTPS